Below is a window of Virgibacillus sp. NKC19-3 DNA.
AAGATTATCACAGATACGATCCACCAGAAGGCCCTGCTGTAAAAGTATTTAATGAAGATCAGAGTTTTATCGATCGATTGAATTTATTTTTTCGATTAGGAGAGTAAGGGATATGCTGAAATATGCTTTTGAGGATTTTTTTCACTTTCTCCGGGTAGAAAGAGGTTTATCTGATAATACGCTGGAGTCCTATGAGCGTGATTTGACAAATTATAAGCATTATATGGAGCATGTCATATTAAAAACGGAATGGGACGCTGTGAATCGAAGCGACATCAGTAATTTTTTGTATATGTTAAAAGACAGTGGAAAATCCTCTGCGACGATTTCACGTCACATTGCATCTATCCGATCATTCCATCAGTTTTTAATACGTGAGCAACTTGTAAATCAGGATGTTAGTTTACATATTGAAACACCTAAAAAAGCGAGAAAACTACCGGATACTTTATCTGAAAAGGATGTTGAATCATTACTGATGATCAGCGGAAATTCGCCTTTGAAAATTCGAAATAAAGCAATGCTGGAATTACTTTATGCTACGGGCTTACGTGTAAGCGAATTAATAACATTAAAAATTGGTGATCTCCATCTTACAATGGGGTTTGTCCAGTGTATTGGAAAAGGTGGTAAAGAGAGAATTGTTCCACTTGGAAATGTTGCCAAAAGAGCTGTAGAGGATTATCTAAATCGTGCAAGAGGACGCTTAGTAAAACGACAGGTCGATGACAATGTTTTATTTGTCAATCAGCATGGTAGGGCCTTATCTCGGCAAGGATTCTGGAAAATACTTAAAACGGCTGCGAAAGAGGCAGGTATAACCCAGAAAATTACTCCACATACATTGCGGCATTCTTTTGCCACACATTTGTTGGAAAATGGTGCGGATTTACGTATCGTGCAAGAAATGCTGGGACATGTAGATATATCTACGACACAAATTTATACACACGTGACAAAAGCTAGATTAACAGATATATATAAGACGTATCATCCAAGAGCATAATTTTATTTATAGAGGTCTGACATCATACAACTTAATTGTTGACATAGATCAAAGATAAATTGGGAATATAATTATAGGAGGTAATATAAATGCAAAAATTTAAGCGCGTTTTTTTAATTGTAATGGATTCTGTTGGAATTGGAGAAGCCCCCGATGCAGAAAAATTTAACGACAAAGGTGCAGACACATTAGGACATATTGCCAAACATATGAATGGGTTGCATATGCCAAACATGGGTGAATTAGGGCTTAGTAATATTAGAGAAATACAAGGAATTGAGAAAGCGGATTCTCCAAAAGCGCATTTTACGAAAATGCAGGAATCCTCAAATGGGAAGGATACAATGACAGGTCACTGGGAAATCATGGGTCTGAACATACAACAGCCATTTCGTACATTTCCTGATGGTTTTCCAACTGCTTTAATAAATGAGTTAGAAGAAAAAACAGGTAGAAAGATCATTGGAAATAAACCGGCTTCTGGTACAGCGATTTTAGATGAACTTGGAAAAGAACAGATGGAAACTGGTTCAATAATCGTTTATACCTCTGCTGATTCTGTACTTCAAATCGCTGCACATGAAGAAATTGTTCCACTTAAAGAGCTGTATCAAATTTGTGAAATTGCACGCGAGCTCACATTGGATGAGAAATATATGGTAGGTCGTGTCATTGCTCGTCCCTTTGTAGGTGAACCAGGGTCTTTTCAACGTACGTCAAACCGGCATGACTACGCTTTAAAACCATTTGGTC
It encodes the following:
- a CDS encoding YqzK family protein encodes the protein MRRIVWDTCKVFVLFIVCTLLFYFGLRTMHAEYQDYHRYDPPEGPAVKVFNEDQSFIDRLNLFFRLGE
- the xerD gene encoding site-specific tyrosine recombinase XerD, which produces MLKYAFEDFFHFLRVERGLSDNTLESYERDLTNYKHYMEHVILKTEWDAVNRSDISNFLYMLKDSGKSSATISRHIASIRSFHQFLIREQLVNQDVSLHIETPKKARKLPDTLSEKDVESLLMISGNSPLKIRNKAMLELLYATGLRVSELITLKIGDLHLTMGFVQCIGKGGKERIVPLGNVAKRAVEDYLNRARGRLVKRQVDDNVLFVNQHGRALSRQGFWKILKTAAKEAGITQKITPHTLRHSFATHLLENGADLRIVQEMLGHVDISTTQIYTHVTKARLTDIYKTYHPRA
- the deoB gene encoding phosphopentomutase, which codes for MQKFKRVFLIVMDSVGIGEAPDAEKFNDKGADTLGHIAKHMNGLHMPNMGELGLSNIREIQGIEKADSPKAHFTKMQESSNGKDTMTGHWEIMGLNIQQPFRTFPDGFPTALINELEEKTGRKIIGNKPASGTAILDELGKEQMETGSIIVYTSADSVLQIAAHEEIVPLKELYQICEIARELTLDEKYMVGRVIARPFVGEPGSFQRTSNRHDYALKPFGRTVMNELKDAEHDVIALGKINDIYDGEGVTEAIRTTDNEDGMTKLVESMRKEFTGISFLNLVDFDAKYGHRRDPEGYGKALEAYDARLPEVLDKLREDDLLIITADHGNDPIHHGTDHTREYVPLIIYHSAITEGKELPLRETFADIGATIADNFKVSMPKNGESFLDTI